The region GTAACCTCTTTTAAATTGTCTTTGGTAACCATTGTTCCATCCTCCAATACCAGAGCTTGTGTCTTAGATAAATCAAGTTTACCATTATTTACCTCCATTAAGGGATCACTGTAAAAATCCAGCTTCAATTTTATGTATTTATCTCTTGTGATAGGAACTGCTTTACCTCCCATAAAATTAAATATGTCTAGGTTTTGAGTATCTTTAATTCTGTTATACTTAACCAGAACAAATTTGAAATTTCCCTTGTCATCTTCTATTTCTACAATCATACCTGGCAAACCATGAAACTTATAGGGTCCTTCCTGAAAAGGAATATCAGCCGCAAACCATACAGTCCAATTTCGTCCACCCCATCTGGCAGTTGCTTTTTGAAGATTATATCCCTGAAAAGTTTTATTCTCTGTATGAAGTTTCCAATCTTGTTTATCCGTTTGCTCCATCTTAAAAAGATTAAACCCCATCATCTCATAATGCACATATTTATCCTTTTTAGAAGGATGCATATACAAATTAAGATCTCTTGGTACAGGAAAACCCTCATTAGAATTTAATTTTTGCATAGAGTCAGCGACATAGAAACTATAATTGTAATAATAGACATTATCCGGATTAACATCCACAATATAATTATCTTTCAATCTTTCTGTACTTGTCGAATCCTTTTTGATATGGACTTCATAAATAAATCGATGTGTCTGCGCCTGCATTGTAAAAAAAACCAGGCTAAAAATAAGGAAGATATATTTCATGGATATTATTTCTCTAAAGTTAGAAAAATATTTTGTCGTGGCAACAGTACATAAAAAAACACCACATTCTTTCGAATGTGGTGTTTCTATTATCACGGCAAAGTATGCACGTTATCACACTTTAATTTCTACGTCTACACCGCTAGGAAGTTCTAACTTCATTAGAGCATCCACAGTTTTAGAAGAAGAAGAGTAGATATCCATCAATCTCTTGTGAGCAGAAAGTTGGAACTGTTCTCTTGATTTCTTGTTTACGTGTGGAGATCTTAACACAGTGAAGATTCTCTTATTTGTTGGTAAAGGGATTGGCCCGTTTACGATAGCCCCTGTAGCCTTTACTGTTTTTACGATTTTCTCAGCAGATTTGTCAACTAAGTTGTAATCGTAAGATTTTAGCTTTATTCTGATTCGTTGTGACATTTTTAATCTAATTTAAAATTAACCTCTTGCTTTTGCGATTACATCCTCAGCAACGTTTTGCGGAGCTGGTTCGTATTTCTCAAATTCCATAGAAGATGTAGCTCTACCAGAAGATAATGTTCTTAATGAAGTTACATAACCGAACATTTCTGATAATGGAACGAATGCTTTGATAACTTTAGCGTTATTTCTGTCATCCATACCGTTTACTGTACCTCTTCTTCTGTTAAGGTCACCTACGATGTCCCCCATGTACTCCTCAGGAGTTACAACTTCAAGTTTCATAATAGGTTCCATGATTACAGGCTTAGCAGCTCTACCAGCTTCTTTGAAACCTAGCTTAGCAGCTAATTCGAAAGATAACTGATCGGAGTCAACCGGGTGGAAAGATCCATCCTTAAGAGTTACTTTAATACCTTCAATTTCGAATCCAGCTAAAGGACCATTTTTCATAGCCTCTTTGAAACCTTTTTCTACAGAAGGAACAAATTCTCTTGGAATGTTACCACCTTTAATTTCGTTGATGAACTCAAGACCTAACTTACCATCTTCTGCAGGACCGATTTCAAATACGATATCTGCGAATTTACCACGACCACCAGTTTGTTTTTTGTAAACTTCTCTGTGGT is a window of Elizabethkingia anophelis R26 DNA encoding:
- the rpsJ gene encoding 30S ribosomal protein S10 — its product is MSQRIRIKLKSYDYNLVDKSAEKIVKTVKATGAIVNGPIPLPTNKRIFTVLRSPHVNKKSREQFQLSAHKRLMDIYSSSSKTVDALMKLELPSGVDVEIKV
- a CDS encoding GLPGLI family protein, which translates into the protein MKYIFLIFSLVFFTMQAQTHRFIYEVHIKKDSTSTERLKDNYIVDVNPDNVYYYNYSFYVADSMQKLNSNEGFPVPRDLNLYMHPSKKDKYVHYEMMGFNLFKMEQTDKQDWKLHTENKTFQGYNLQKATARWGGRNWTVWFAADIPFQEGPYKFHGLPGMIVEIEDDKGNFKFVLVKYNRIKDTQNLDIFNFMGGKAVPITRDKYIKLKLDFYSDPLMEVNNGKLDLSKTQALVLEDGTMVTKDNLKEVTEKQRKIIKKYNNPIELDKAIRYE